One segment of Panicum virgatum strain AP13 chromosome 3K, P.virgatum_v5, whole genome shotgun sequence DNA contains the following:
- the LOC120699424 gene encoding disease resistance protein Pik-2-like yields the protein MNSLLSKLSILLSDQYKQLKGVRKDIEFLSREFVDMNAALEKLVDMEKMNVQTRVWRDKVREMVYDIEDCIDVFMHHLGQGHDKDGLFRKTARKIRKLRVRYQIANKIQELKARVVEQSQSRDRYKIDEAPATSTVPLVDPRVQAMFEDAKRLVGIDGPRDEITQWLMEEGDTSEQLKVVSIVGFGGLGKTTLANQVYNKIKSEFQCTAFVSVSRSPDMPKILKDMLSEVGYHSMDMADDINKLITALTEHLADKRRWHLYVVPGWVE from the exons ATGAACTCGCTCCTCTCCAAGCTCTCCATCCTGCTTAGTGATCAGTACAAGCAACTCAAGGGGGTCCGCAAGGATATCGAGTTCCTCAGCCGTGAGTTCGTCGACATGAATGCAGCACTGGAGAAGCTAGTggatatggagaagatgaatGTTCAAACAAGGGTGTGGAGGGACAAGGTTCGTGAGATGGTCTACGATATTGAAGATTGCATCGATGTCTTCATGCATCACCTTGGCCAGGGACATGACAAGGATGGCTTATTCCGCAAGACCGCACGCAAGATCAGGAAGCTGCGAGTGCGCTATCAAATTGCCAACAAGATTCAAGAACTCAAAGCTCGTGTTGTGGAGCAGAGCCAGAGCCGAGATAGATACAAGATTGATGAAGCCCCTGCCACCTCTACAGTTCCTCTAGTCGATCCACGGGTGCAAGCAATGTTCGAAGATGCAAAAAGGCTCGTGGGTATTGATGGTCCAAGAGATGAAATCACCCAGTGGCTAATGGAGGAAGGTGATACTTCTGAACAGCTTAAAGTGGTGTCGATCGTGGGTTTTGGGGGTCTCGGCAAGACAACTCTTGCAAACCAAGTGTACAACAAAATCAAGAGTGAGTTTCAGTGCACAGCGTTCGTGTCAGTTTCAAGAAGTCCTGATATGCCAAAGATTCTAAAAGACATGCTTTCTGAAGTTGGATATCACAGCATGGATATGGCAGATGACATCAACAAGCTTATCACGGCCCTCACTGAACACCTTGCAGATAAGAG gCGTTGGCATCTTTATGTCGTCCCTGGTTGGGTAGAATAA